A genomic segment from Nicotiana sylvestris chromosome 1, ASM39365v2, whole genome shotgun sequence encodes:
- the LOC104249247 gene encoding glycine-rich protein-like: MGSKAFLFLGLFLVIFFLISSEVVAGELAGTSNAIKLDNENEVHIDGRGEYNGVGGDGHHGGGHGRVVRRRRRRIIIRRCRYGCCKKGYNGCKMCCSYAGEAMDKVTEARPHN; this comes from the exons ATGGGTTCTAAGGCATTTCTGTTTCTTGGcctttttttggttatttttttcCTGATAAGCTCTGAGGTTGTAGCTGGGGAGTTGGCTGGGACTTCAAACG CAATAAAATTGGATAACGAGAATGAAGTACACATTGACGGACGTGGCGAATACAATGGGGTTGGTGGTGATGGACATCATGGTGGTGGTCACGGCCGTGTTGTTCGTCGTCGCCGTCGTCGTATAATTATTAGGAGATGCCGCTATGGTTGCTGCAAGAAAGGTTACAATGGTTGCAAAATGTGTTGTTCCTACGCAGGTGAGGCCATGGATAAAGTTACTGAAGCCCGGCCTCACAACTGA